Proteins from a genomic interval of Cupriavidus sp. WKF15:
- a CDS encoding RNA polymerase sigma factor FliA, with the protein MYTIQGKLEQADVVKTHAQLVRRIALQLAAKLPASVQIDDLIQAGMIGLLDAAKRYEDTHGARFETYASQRIRGAMLDEVRANDWQSRSLRQFTRRIERTQRGLEQKLGRAPLDSEVAQELEMPLGEYQTVLNEVYGCQLLHYEDFERSGEEDFLDRHLGVSEDGNPLTHLMENGMREALIRAIDRLPEREKLVLSLCYDQELNLREIGAVLEVTESRVCQIRGQAITRLRNQLRGLL; encoded by the coding sequence ATGTACACGATCCAGGGAAAGCTCGAACAGGCCGACGTGGTCAAGACCCACGCGCAGCTGGTGCGCCGCATCGCGCTGCAACTGGCCGCCAAGCTGCCGGCCAGCGTGCAGATCGATGACCTGATCCAGGCCGGCATGATCGGCCTGCTCGATGCTGCCAAGCGCTATGAGGACACGCATGGTGCGCGTTTCGAGACCTACGCCAGCCAGCGTATCCGCGGCGCCATGCTCGACGAGGTGCGTGCCAACGACTGGCAGTCGCGCAGCCTGCGCCAGTTCACGCGCCGCATCGAACGCACGCAGCGCGGCCTGGAACAGAAGCTGGGCCGCGCGCCGCTGGATTCGGAAGTTGCGCAGGAACTGGAGATGCCGCTGGGCGAATACCAGACCGTACTCAACGAGGTCTATGGCTGCCAGCTCCTGCACTATGAGGACTTCGAGCGCTCCGGCGAAGAGGACTTCCTCGACCGCCACCTTGGCGTCAGCGAAGACGGCAATCCGCTCACGCACTTGATGGAGAACGGCATGCGCGAAGCGCTGATCCGTGCCATCGACCGGCTGCCCGAGCGCGAAAAGCTCGTGCTGTCGCTGTGCTATGACCAGGAACTCAATTTGCGCGAGATCGGCGCGGTGCTCGAGGTGACCGAATCGCGCGTCTGCCAGATCCGCGGACAAGCCATCACACGCCTGCGCAACCAGTTGCGCGGGCTGCTCTGA